The Proteus vulgaris genome has a segment encoding these proteins:
- a CDS encoding Serine dehydratase alpha chain, translating to MKEQLSSRWKILIAAVKQQVKPALGCTEPISLALAAATAANYLQHAITRISAEVSPNLMKNGMGVTVPGTGMVGLSIAASLGAVGGDCKAGLEVLKNATPDHVEQSKALLASGIVNVSIKKACQEVLYSEVTVEDGENSATVIIAGNHTNIVKIIHNNNVIFDNTCDDAEQSTSPCEIKETLTQTNTQEIYQFVTQIPVEEISFILESAHLNDALSKEGLNNTYGLHIGQTLQRQQQRGLLAKDLLSEIMIRTSAASDARMGGAVLPAMSNSGSGNQGIAATMPVVVVAEYLKVSEEKMARALMLSHLLAIYIHHKFPALSALCAATTASMGAAGAIAWLMDERYESMAMAISSMIGDISGVICDGASNSCAMKVSTGASAAYKAVLMALDNTYVTGNDGIVAHDVDSTIENLCALASRAMQHTDVQIIEIMEYKAVANG from the coding sequence ATGAAAGAACAATTATCCTCTCGTTGGAAAATATTAATAGCGGCAGTAAAACAACAAGTCAAACCCGCTTTAGGTTGTACAGAACCTATTTCGCTTGCATTAGCAGCTGCAACAGCAGCAAATTACTTACAACACGCGATTACCCGCATTAGTGCAGAAGTCTCTCCTAATTTAATGAAAAACGGCATGGGCGTAACCGTACCAGGTACGGGTATGGTAGGTTTATCCATTGCCGCAAGCTTGGGTGCCGTTGGTGGTGATTGTAAAGCTGGCCTCGAAGTATTAAAAAATGCAACACCAGACCATGTTGAACAAAGCAAAGCACTATTAGCTTCTGGCATTGTGAATGTTTCGATTAAAAAAGCATGCCAAGAAGTACTCTACAGCGAAGTTACTGTTGAAGATGGCGAAAACAGCGCAACTGTCATTATTGCAGGCAATCACACCAATATTGTTAAAATCATTCATAACAACAATGTTATTTTTGATAACACTTGTGACGATGCTGAACAATCAACATCGCCTTGCGAAATCAAAGAAACACTGACTCAAACAAATACCCAAGAAATTTATCAATTTGTTACTCAAATACCAGTAGAAGAAATTTCTTTTATCCTTGAATCAGCACACTTAAATGATGCGTTATCAAAAGAAGGTTTGAACAATACTTATGGTTTACATATTGGGCAAACTTTACAACGCCAACAACAGCGTGGTTTATTAGCAAAAGATTTATTATCTGAAATTATGATCCGTACTTCTGCTGCATCTGATGCACGTATGGGTGGTGCCGTTTTACCTGCTATGAGTAATTCTGGCTCAGGTAACCAAGGTATTGCGGCAACAATGCCTGTCGTCGTCGTTGCTGAATATTTGAAGGTCAGCGAAGAGAAAATGGCGAGAGCATTAATGCTTTCTCATTTACTCGCAATCTATATTCATCATAAATTCCCCGCGTTATCTGCGTTATGTGCAGCAACAACCGCATCAATGGGTGCTGCAGGTGCAATTGCATGGCTAATGGATGAACGCTATGAATCCATGGCAATGGCAATTAGTAGCATGATTGGTGATATTAGTGGTGTAATTTGTGATGGCGCATCAAATAGCTGTGCAATGAAAGTTTCAACAGGAGCAAGTGCGGCTTATAAAGCTGTATTAATGGCGCTAGATAATACTTATGTGACAGGTAATGACGGTATTGTCGCTCATGATGTTGACTCTACAATTGAAAATCTGTGTGCATTAGCAAGCCGTGCAATGCAACATACTGATGTCCAAATTATTGAGATCATGGAATATAAAGCTGTTGCTAATGGCTAA
- the dcuD_3 gene encoding C4-dicarboxylate transporter, with amino-acid sequence MIQILAVLVVVVIVARMILKGYKAEPVLLIAGLALMALTMLFGWGDILPKNVKTTGIGWLDPFEVMRDLFSSRAADLGLMIMALMGFAHYMDHIGANEAVVRVATRPLKNMRSPYVLLFFSFLLASILQLAIPSATGLAVLLMGTMFPIMIGLGLSPASAAGVIATSLGVAYTPTAIDAIRGAKAVDLGVVEYVLYYQGPAAVATVLAIGITHIFWQRHCDRKAGFMPQLGTISEEVKSNKNVPGFYALLPMLPIMMAVSSSSLFVKGIHLDVVTIVLISMAICMLIESLRLRDFKSVCAGFQHFLKGMGSAFSNVVGLLVAAGVFAHGIKVSGAIESLIIMAESVGLPPFAMALVFAIVTLAAAIIMGSGNAPFLAFVELIPQIAHSMGVNPIAMILPMQQASHMGRGMSPVAGVIIAVSSGAKLQPFDVVKRTAIPLMVGFIFHSAIIAIFYY; translated from the coding sequence ATGATCCAAATTCTTGCGGTCTTAGTAGTCGTCGTTATTGTCGCCAGAATGATCTTGAAAGGATATAAAGCCGAACCTGTTTTGTTAATAGCAGGTTTAGCCTTAATGGCACTCACCATGCTGTTTGGTTGGGGAGATATTCTTCCTAAAAATGTCAAAACAACAGGTATTGGCTGGTTAGATCCTTTTGAAGTAATGCGTGATCTCTTTAGTAGTCGTGCGGCTGATCTTGGTTTAATGATCATGGCACTGATGGGATTTGCGCATTATATGGATCATATTGGCGCCAATGAGGCCGTTGTACGTGTTGCAACTCGCCCATTGAAAAATATGCGCTCACCTTATGTGTTGCTATTTTTCTCTTTTTTACTCGCGAGTATTTTGCAACTTGCTATTCCTTCAGCAACTGGATTGGCCGTTCTATTAATGGGCACCATGTTCCCGATTATGATAGGACTTGGTTTATCTCCAGCCTCTGCTGCGGGTGTGATTGCAACTTCATTGGGTGTTGCTTATACCCCGACTGCAATTGATGCCATTCGTGGTGCAAAAGCCGTTGATTTAGGGGTTGTTGAATATGTGCTTTATTACCAAGGGCCAGCAGCTGTCGCAACCGTATTAGCTATTGGTATTACGCATATCTTTTGGCAACGTCATTGTGACCGCAAAGCTGGATTTATGCCTCAATTAGGCACAATATCTGAAGAAGTAAAAAGTAATAAAAACGTACCTGGCTTTTATGCCTTATTGCCAATGTTACCCATTATGATGGCGGTAAGTTCATCAAGCCTATTTGTTAAAGGCATTCACCTTGATGTGGTCACAATCGTATTGATTTCAATGGCAATTTGTATGCTAATTGAATCCCTACGCTTACGTGATTTTAAATCAGTATGTGCCGGCTTTCAGCATTTCTTAAAAGGTATGGGCTCTGCATTTAGTAATGTTGTGGGTTTATTAGTCGCTGCAGGTGTTTTTGCTCATGGTATTAAAGTGAGTGGTGCTATAGAGAGTTTGATCATTATGGCAGAGTCTGTTGGCCTGCCTCCATTTGCAATGGCACTCGTTTTCGCTATCGTCACATTAGCAGCCGCGATTATTATGGGTTCAGGTAATGCGCCATTCCTTGCATTCGTTGAACTAATTCCACAAATTGCTCATAGTATGGGAGTAAACCCAATTGCGATGATTTTACCTATGCAACAAGCATCACATATGGGACGAGGTATGTCTCCTGTAGCTGGGGTTATCATTGCAGTATCTAGTGGTGCAAAGCTACAACCATTTGATGTTGTAAAAAGGACAGCAATACCACTTATGGTTGGTTTTATATTCCATAGCGCTATTATTGCTATTTTCTATTATTAA
- the pepT_3 gene encoding peptidase T has protein sequence MNLVKRFISYTKVNTTTNRENGAAGIMPSSEGQRVLALQLVEELKALGVEDIKIRDTAIVTATLPSNLDYEVPTVAFFGHLDTSAEQTNDTKAQILPYKGGDLCLNKDLDIYLRQSEFPELENYIGDDIIVTDGTSLLGADDKAAIASIMDMLQYFKQHPEVKHGTVKIGFVPDEEQGLRGAKAFDTKEFGADFAYTLDCCGIGELVYENWNAGDVEITFTGASAHPMSAKGKLKNSLLMAHKFVAMLPGGEAPEYTEGREGYYWVKQLAGNSARTILKMDVRDFTEKGYAQRMAFLKQLSEYCEGLWGEGSVVCKQADRYANVFNSLQGDNRYPIDIAVAAYEANGITPRPIPMRGGYDGAALSQNGLPCPNIFTGAHNFHSIYEYLPVKSLYAASDVLKSVVTITAERFAPGAKA, from the coding sequence ATGAATCTCGTTAAACGATTTATTTCTTATACAAAAGTGAATACAACAACAAATAGAGAAAATGGCGCTGCTGGCATTATGCCTTCCTCAGAAGGTCAGCGAGTGCTTGCTCTACAATTAGTCGAAGAGCTAAAAGCGTTAGGTGTTGAAGATATTAAAATTCGTGATACTGCGATTGTTACTGCGACACTACCTTCTAATCTTGATTATGAAGTACCTACTGTTGCTTTCTTTGGTCATTTAGACACTAGTGCAGAACAGACTAATGATACCAAAGCGCAAATCTTACCTTATAAAGGGGGTGATCTTTGCTTAAATAAAGATCTTGATATTTATTTACGTCAAAGTGAATTTCCTGAATTAGAGAACTATATTGGTGATGATATTATTGTCACTGATGGTACCAGTTTATTAGGTGCTGACGATAAAGCAGCTATCGCCTCTATTATGGATATGTTGCAGTACTTTAAACAACATCCTGAAGTTAAACATGGTACGGTTAAAATTGGTTTTGTGCCAGATGAAGAGCAAGGTCTACGAGGTGCAAAAGCTTTTGATACTAAAGAATTTGGCGCCGATTTTGCTTATACATTGGATTGTTGCGGTATTGGTGAATTAGTTTATGAAAACTGGAATGCAGGTGATGTTGAAATCACATTTACGGGTGCATCAGCTCATCCGATGTCAGCAAAAGGTAAATTAAAAAACTCATTATTAATGGCACACAAATTCGTTGCAATGTTGCCGGGCGGTGAAGCTCCAGAATATACCGAAGGCCGTGAGGGTTATTATTGGGTAAAACAATTAGCTGGTAATAGTGCTCGCACGATATTAAAAATGGATGTGCGTGATTTTACCGAAAAAGGCTATGCACAACGTATGGCATTTTTAAAGCAGCTTTCAGAATATTGTGAAGGCTTATGGGGGGAAGGTTCTGTCGTTTGTAAACAAGCTGACCGCTATGCCAACGTCTTTAATAGCCTGCAAGGTGATAACCGTTATCCGATTGATATTGCTGTGGCTGCTTATGAAGCAAATGGCATTACCCCTCGTCCAATTCCAATGCGTGGTGGTTATGATGGCGCAGCGCTCTCTCAAAATGGCCTGCCTTGTCCTAATATCTTTACCGGTGCGCATAATTTCCACTCTATTTATGAATATCTGCCAGTTAAATCGCTTTACGCTGCTAGTGATGTCTTAAAATCTGTCGTGACGATCACGGCGGAGCGTTTTGCACCTGGAGCTAAAGCATGA
- the norM gene encoding drug/sodium antiporter, which translates to MHQSDVADRSLFSLSWPIFIDIFLHLATLLINTYMVSHVSTAYLAAMGVGNQVFDLFITIFSFISVGCSVVIAQYLGAGKREKASQAIHISIAFNSLLGISSALIILFFGYNILHLMNTPEHLVQDGYNYLHIIGICLIPEAISIILAACLRVYGKSKAAMYVTLIANIVTVIGNMIVLYGFFGLPQYGLVGVAWSTVVGRIIAVILLCGLLFYGLRIKFEAKQLVVWSKNMLGKILHIGLPAAGENLVWILHYMTASAFIGLMGEVPLAAQTLYFQLSLFLMLFGIAISIGNEILVGHLVGAKRFDDAFNRGWKSLKTGVIFTIGVVIIYWFMRDPILYSITEDQRIINQLIPLFILSVFLEPGRTFNIVMVNALRAAGDAKFPLITAICFMWGVAIPVGYFLGIKMEMGLIGIWIGFLCDEWLRGLTNAWRWHSRRWQAKRLDI; encoded by the coding sequence ATGCATCAATCTGATGTAGCGGATCGCTCGCTTTTCTCTCTTAGTTGGCCGATATTTATAGATATATTCCTACATCTAGCCACACTATTAATTAATACTTACATGGTAAGCCACGTTTCCACTGCTTACTTAGCAGCTATGGGCGTCGGTAACCAAGTTTTTGACCTTTTTATCACCATCTTTAGCTTTATTAGTGTGGGATGTAGCGTTGTTATTGCACAATATTTAGGTGCAGGTAAAAGAGAAAAAGCCAGCCAAGCCATCCATATTTCTATCGCTTTTAACTCTTTGCTAGGTATTAGTAGCGCTTTGATAATTCTTTTCTTTGGCTACAATATTCTACATCTTATGAATACGCCTGAGCATTTAGTGCAAGATGGCTACAATTACCTACATATTATTGGTATTTGCCTTATTCCTGAGGCAATCTCGATTATTCTTGCAGCTTGTCTGAGAGTTTATGGCAAATCTAAAGCAGCCATGTATGTCACATTGATAGCCAATATTGTTACCGTGATTGGTAATATGATTGTACTTTACGGCTTCTTTGGTTTACCACAATACGGATTAGTGGGCGTTGCTTGGTCTACCGTTGTCGGTCGTATTATTGCCGTTATTTTACTGTGTGGATTACTGTTCTACGGTTTACGTATTAAATTCGAAGCCAAACAACTCGTCGTGTGGTCTAAAAATATGTTAGGGAAGATCCTACATATTGGTTTACCCGCCGCGGGAGAAAACTTGGTTTGGATTTTACATTATATGACTGCATCTGCCTTTATTGGTTTAATGGGTGAAGTTCCTCTTGCAGCACAAACGCTTTATTTCCAATTATCACTATTTTTAATGCTTTTTGGTATTGCGATTAGTATTGGTAATGAAATATTAGTGGGTCACTTAGTTGGTGCAAAACGCTTTGATGATGCCTTTAATCGTGGTTGGAAAAGTTTAAAAACCGGTGTGATATTCACGATTGGGGTTGTTATTATTTATTGGTTTATGCGTGATCCTATTTTGTATTCCATTACTGAAGATCAACGCATTATCAACCAATTAATTCCTCTGTTTATTTTATCGGTCTTTTTAGAACCAGGTCGTACATTTAATATCGTGATGGTTAATGCCTTACGTGCGGCCGGCGATGCTAAATTCCCCCTTATAACCGCAATTTGCTTTATGTGGGGAGTCGCTATTCCTGTGGGTTATTTCCTTGGTATTAAGATGGAAATGGGCTTAATAGGTATCTGGATTGGTTTTCTTTGTGATGAGTGGTTACGAGGCTTAACTAACGCATGGCGTTGGCATTCTCGTAGATGGCAAGCCAAGCGCTTAGATATATAA
- the ddh_1 gene encoding oxidoreductase codes for MNTKIKVAIVGYGNIGRFALEAVQAAQDFELIGVVRRDINNIPEELQNITVTNDIKTLGNVDVALLCSPTRAIKELAKSILSLGINTVDSFDVHSEIVSLKTELDEVAKKT; via the coding sequence ATGAATACTAAAATAAAAGTAGCGATTGTAGGTTATGGCAATATTGGTCGATTTGCATTAGAGGCTGTTCAAGCGGCTCAAGATTTTGAATTAATAGGTGTTGTTCGTCGTGATATTAATAATATTCCAGAAGAACTGCAAAATATTACCGTGACTAACGATATCAAAACATTAGGTAATGTTGATGTTGCGCTCTTGTGTTCACCGACACGTGCAATTAAAGAGTTAGCTAAATCTATTTTAAGTTTAGGCATTAATACAGTAGATAGTTTTGATGTTCACAGTGAAATCGTGTCATTGAAAACAGAACTAGATGAAGTCGCGAAAAAAACATGA
- the ddh_2 gene encoding oxidoreductase has protein sequence MKSRKKHDRVAVISAGWDPGSDSIIRTLMLAMAPKGITYTNFGPGMSMGHSVAAKAIDGVKDALSMTIPLGTGVHRRMVYVELEAGANFNQVEQAIKADSYFSSDETHVKQVDCVDSLKDVGHGVHMTHKGVSGKTHNQLFEYSMRINNPALTSQFMVSAARASMKQRAGAYTVIEIPPVDFLAGDLNTLVAKLV, from the coding sequence ATGAAGTCGCGAAAAAAACATGATCGCGTAGCTGTTATTTCTGCGGGATGGGATCCGGGTTCTGATTCCATCATTCGAACTTTAATGTTAGCCATGGCGCCAAAAGGGATCACTTATACAAACTTTGGCCCTGGTATGAGCATGGGGCATAGCGTAGCAGCCAAAGCTATTGATGGTGTAAAAGATGCGCTTTCAATGACTATTCCATTAGGGACTGGTGTCCATCGTCGTATGGTTTACGTGGAGTTAGAAGCTGGGGCAAATTTTAATCAAGTAGAGCAAGCGATTAAAGCTGATAGCTATTTCTCTTCTGATGAAACCCATGTTAAGCAAGTCGATTGTGTCGATAGCTTAAAAGATGTTGGGCATGGTGTTCATATGACTCATAAAGGTGTTTCGGGTAAAACGCATAATCAATTATTTGAATATTCAATGCGTATTAACAATCCTGCATTGACGTCTCAATTTATGGTCTCAGCGGCAAGAGCTAGTATGAAGCAACGCGCGGGTGCATATACGGTTATTGAGATCCCACCTGTTGATTTCTTAGCGGGTGATTTAAATACATTAGTTGCAAAATTGGTCTAA
- a CDS encoding TIM-barrel signal transduction protein, with protein MTHSRETLLKKFNEMIARHEPIIGGGAGTGLSAKCEEAGGIDLIVIYNSGRYRMAGRGSLAGLLAYGNANEIVMDMAKEVLPVVKHTPVLAGVNGTDPFCNFDKFLDDVKATGFAGVQNFPTVGLIDGNFRANLEETGMGYGLEVEMIRLAHEKDLLTTPYVFSREDAIAMTEAGADIIVPHMGLTTGGNIGAETALTLVDCVPLINDWAKAAKAVRSDVIVLCHGGPIATPEDAQYILDNCPDCHGFYGASSMERLPTEVALTATTKEFKSIKR; from the coding sequence ATGACTCATTCACGTGAAACATTACTAAAAAAATTCAACGAAATGATCGCGCGCCATGAACCAATTATTGGTGGTGGTGCAGGCACCGGCCTTTCTGCTAAATGTGAAGAAGCCGGTGGTATAGACCTTATTGTTATTTATAACTCAGGTCGTTACCGTATGGCAGGCCGAGGATCTTTAGCAGGTTTATTAGCTTATGGTAACGCTAATGAAATCGTGATGGATATGGCAAAAGAAGTCTTACCTGTTGTTAAACATACCCCAGTACTTGCAGGAGTAAATGGCACCGATCCATTCTGTAACTTTGATAAGTTTTTAGATGATGTCAAAGCGACAGGATTTGCCGGTGTACAAAATTTCCCAACTGTTGGCTTAATTGACGGTAATTTCCGTGCGAATTTAGAAGAAACGGGTATGGGATATGGGCTTGAAGTGGAGATGATCCGTCTAGCTCACGAAAAAGATCTACTAACCACACCTTATGTCTTTAGTCGTGAAGACGCCATTGCAATGACTGAGGCTGGCGCAGATATTATTGTGCCACATATGGGATTAACTACTGGCGGTAACATTGGTGCAGAAACCGCGCTGACATTAGTGGACTGTGTTCCTTTAATTAATGACTGGGCAAAAGCCGCTAAAGCTGTGCGTTCTGATGTCATTGTGCTTTGTCATGGTGGTCCAATTGCAACGCCAGAAGATGCACAATATATCTTAGATAATTGCCCTGATTGTCACGGCTTCTATGGTGCAAGTTCAATGGAACGTTTACCAACAGAAGTGGCATTAACCGCAACGACCAAAGAATTTAAAAGTATTAAACGCTAA
- a CDS encoding Uncharacterized conserved protein — MKQYAGSIYIATTLDTKSAEIFYVSDLIKKAGLPVKTVDLTTKPTALAREADVTAAEVARFHPNGPEVVFCGDRGKAIEAMSIAFEHYLTHQDDVLAILGLGGSGGTALITPAMQSLPIGVPKLMVSTMASGDISGYIGASDISMMYSVTDVSGLNRISRKVLRNAANQIAGAVYFYQEEHVVDKPAVALTMFGVTTPCVQQLTKKLENNYDCLVFHATGSGGKAMEKLADSHLLHSMLDLTTTEVCDYLFDGVLACDEDRFGAIARTKTPYIGSCGALDMVNFGRPSSVPEKYKGRQFYHHNAQVTLMRTTPEQNRQLGIWIAEKMNQCEGPLRFVLPQGGFSALDIEGGPFWDPKANQAFFDAFITTFKETETRQLVISPYHINSAEFTQQIYDLHQELIC; from the coding sequence ATGAAACAGTATGCTGGTTCTATTTATATTGCCACAACGCTTGATACTAAAAGTGCTGAGATTTTTTATGTCAGTGATTTAATTAAAAAAGCAGGCCTTCCTGTTAAAACAGTTGATTTGACAACAAAACCCACGGCATTAGCAAGAGAAGCTGATGTCACAGCAGCTGAAGTTGCACGCTTTCACCCCAATGGCCCAGAAGTTGTTTTCTGTGGCGACAGAGGGAAAGCAATAGAAGCAATGTCAATCGCATTTGAACACTATTTAACTCACCAAGATGATGTCTTAGCCATTCTTGGGCTAGGCGGATCAGGGGGAACGGCACTGATTACACCAGCAATGCAATCTTTGCCAATTGGTGTACCTAAATTGATGGTATCGACGATGGCGTCTGGCGATATTTCAGGCTATATCGGCGCAAGTGATATCTCAATGATGTACTCCGTTACGGATGTATCCGGCTTAAATCGCATTTCTCGCAAGGTATTAAGAAATGCAGCGAATCAAATCGCTGGTGCTGTTTATTTTTACCAAGAAGAACATGTTGTTGATAAGCCTGCGGTAGCACTAACGATGTTTGGTGTCACCACGCCTTGTGTACAACAACTCACAAAAAAACTTGAAAATAATTATGACTGCCTTGTTTTTCATGCAACAGGAAGTGGCGGTAAAGCCATGGAAAAACTGGCAGACAGTCACCTACTTCATAGTATGTTAGATCTTACCACAACCGAAGTATGTGATTACTTGTTTGATGGTGTACTTGCTTGTGATGAAGATCGTTTTGGTGCAATCGCCCGTACTAAAACCCCTTATATCGGTTCTTGCGGTGCATTAGATATGGTGAATTTTGGTCGCCCTTCTAGTGTTCCTGAGAAGTATAAAGGGCGTCAATTTTATCATCATAATGCACAAGTCACCTTAATGCGCACAACACCAGAGCAAAACCGTCAATTGGGTATTTGGATCGCTGAAAAAATGAATCAGTGTGAAGGTCCATTACGGTTTGTATTACCACAGGGCGGTTTTTCTGCTCTGGATATTGAAGGGGGTCCTTTTTGGGATCCAAAAGCAAATCAAGCGTTTTTTGATGCATTTATAACAACATTTAAAGAGACAGAGACTCGTCAATTAGTCATCAGTCCTTATCACATAAACTCAGCTGAGTTTACTCAGCAAATTTATGATTTACACCAGGAACTTATTTGTTAA
- a CDS encoding TetR-family transcriptional regulator, with product MSYSDETDAMSGTRKRTHQLLVTTALGLFEQGMLPTVSELAAHAGVSRATAYRYFPTQSDLISATVDASLAPIIAWTPTPEDNTQQRITKLLDLAYPQMFKHEGALRGALQVSLQQWAKERQSSEYAEKRFIRGHRKEILLKVIEPLKAHYPQEMWDKVIKSFSLIYGSEVFLVMKDIWKMDDQQVIDMTQWMAKAILNQAKSDYPADND from the coding sequence ATGAGTTACAGTGATGAAACGGATGCAATGTCCGGTACACGAAAAAGGACCCATCAATTATTGGTGACAACAGCGTTGGGGCTTTTCGAGCAAGGGATGTTACCGACAGTGTCGGAATTAGCGGCACATGCAGGTGTTTCGAGAGCAACCGCATATCGTTATTTTCCCACACAAAGTGATTTAATTAGTGCTACAGTTGATGCAAGTTTAGCACCGATCATTGCATGGACGCCAACTCCTGAAGATAATACGCAACAGCGTATTACTAAATTGCTCGATCTTGCCTACCCACAAATGTTTAAACATGAAGGTGCACTGCGTGGTGCATTACAAGTTTCATTACAGCAATGGGCAAAAGAGAGACAATCGAGTGAATACGCAGAAAAACGATTTATTCGCGGTCATCGTAAAGAGATCCTACTCAAAGTAATTGAGCCTTTAAAAGCACATTATCCTCAAGAAATGTGGGATAAAGTGATTAAATCATTCTCTTTGATTTATGGTTCTGAAGTCTTTTTAGTAATGAAAGATATCTGGAAAATGGATGATCAACAGGTTATTGATATGACTCAATGGATGGCAAAAGCTATCCTAAATCAGGCAAAATCTGATTATCCCGCAGATAACGATTAA